The genomic stretch AAATCAACGGTGGAGATTAGAACTTACCCCTTCATTAAAAATGGTAATCTAGTCATTTTAAGTGGTGGGGGCAAGATTAGCAACCAGGCTGTTAGATCTTTTGCTAAAAAAGTCGTTGTTAGATTTTTCCTGGTATTTTTGCGCGGGCTATTTGTGGAGACGATTCTTTTCTTGCTCTACCAGACTGCATGGAAAGAACCTGTGTTTTTTTTTGTAGATTTGATAATTAAAAAAAACCAGCTGACAAGCACACGACACTGCTGCGAGAAAATTCGTTCTCAAACTAAAGGGTCATTAGGCTGCCATTAGAGCATATGGGCAAGCTTTCAGAAGCGACCAAAGAAAATCTCCGGTATACATGGTTAGGAAATAAAATGGGAGCGCGTTGATTTGGCAGTCTGCTACTGGTTTCAGTATTCCGTACTGGATCCACGGTGAAGTCTGGATCGATTTATACAGATGAGAGGCATAGAGGAGTAGAAAGTAAAATACTGCGAGCCTGATGTTGGGGAAGACGACTAGATTGAGGGTCATGGAATATCCTGGAATTTTGGATGGTGGTTGGAGATCGGCTCCTCTGGTAAGAAAAAATGTAAGATCTTTTTTTTTAACTAAAATGTAAGATCTTTAACTAACAAACTAACGGGCCAACTAATCTCAATTTACCTTAACGATAAAAATAACATTTTAAGTTCTTTAGGGGGTAGGGGGGGGGGGTACTGAAGCACCCCTCTATAAAAACttgagggctcctttgattcataggatttgtgaAGGTATTGTGCAGGATTTGTTTTCTATGAGAAATTTTCCTAtacaagttgtttgattcataggaacacatCCTATAGGAACTaaccctataggaatcttgtagtgtaaatcctaTAGGGAAAAAAagcattaggtcatacctcatggaaaaattcctttgctacaatcaaacatacTTCATCTTTTCATAGGATTCACATGGACATGACATCCCAACCCTATGCTTTTCCTAtttctatgtttttcctatcctatgaatcaaaggaggcctAAAAGGGTATTATCTTAATTCTCTGCCGATCGATCCCTCATATGTTTTCCTCTTTTCGGCTAATGATTTCTCCATAGGCAATTAGAAGCCCAATAGCAagctcaaaaacaaaaaaactacAAGGCTCAGGTATAAAAATATTACATATAAATTTCAAATATTGTGCATATATATGAAATTACACATAGATGTGCAATTACGTACATATGTGCAATTTCACACTAACATGCAATTGCACATTCATGGCCACTTCAATTTATATATTATTGTGCAGTTACACAATAGCAAATTACGTAGTATGATACACATTGCTAACTGATGTGCAATTGCACATTATTGTACAATTACACGCTAATGTACAGTTGCAAATGATAATATTCAGATGCGATTATGCGGAGATTTCTTGTTTAATTACAATTCATGTCGACTGCAATTCACATACTATTTGTGTAAATTGCATACTACAGTGCAATTGAATACTAATAGCTAGTTCGTATGCATGCTACTGTGCAGTTGCATATTATTTAATGCCCCTAAATATAGATACACCAACAAAAAATATCTCTAAAGAAACAAGAAGAAAAATGGCCCGATAAAAAGTATAATAGCAAACCTGACTCATGCCCAACAAAAAAGCCCATAATCACTCTCAAAAAAAAATCCGagaacaaaaaaggaaaagaaaaaaaaaagcaggcCAATCCAACCATCAAAATCATCAATCGAGAGCTAACCAAAACCAGCCGAGTTGGCAACGGCGAAATAGTAAATAGTACCACTTACTTGCCTCAGCTGGGCATTAACTTCGGACAGAAAACTCTCATCTAGCTGTCCTTCTTTTTCTCTATTTGATATTTCCTGGGAATAACAAGAGCACATTAAAAAAATCACATCAGAATATGGGGAAAATATCAGCATCCCAAGGTAAAATAGTACTAAAAAAATTCTGAAAGAAACAGAAGGTCATCGCGCAAAGCATAAATAAAACAAGATTCTAAGTTCGATGTCAAAATCTTTACACTAATTATCACATTTCACAACTATGATGTTGAAGTCAACTACTGCGCATATGATACTGAAAGAAGGGCTCAAGTTCGATATTTCAAATCCaaggaaaaaatataattaagaaATGAATGAAAATGGGTAGCATTGACGCAAGGTGTACAAAAGTGTTCTTTTGCTTCATGTCTGACGCCAAACTTGAAATGTATAATGGTACCAAAGTTAACATGACTGGAGCACAAGATATGCATGTCAGAGAATAGTTTGGTGGTTGTTATTGTCAGTGTTCTTTGAAATACATTCCACGAAAGAACAGTCTGAACAAAAGAGACTTATGCTTACTTTCTCCATCAATTTGAGAGCATCTGGATTTCTTGGTGGCCACatcacttcttctccttcttgcATAACAGGACTAATAATTGCCTTCAGAACATCAGTTGACTGTTCAATCTTTTCCTGAACCATAGAGATTATATTAGTAGCATGCAAGGCAAATGTTGTAAtcacaataaaaatacaaaagttTCAGGATTTCTCATCAGGTCATTGACAGTGGCACTAAAATGAGGAGTTATGCATGAGAGAGCATAGTTCTTACATCAGTCTTGTGGACGACACGGTCAACTATGTTCATGATATTCTCGGCCAGTTCTTCGTAATCTTTCTGAAAAACGAAAGGGAGATGGCAATCCTAAAgttagagaaaaatcaagataaaAGAGAACGATATACGAAATTATATAAAAGAAAGAACCCAGATGTGAAAACATACTTTGTCATCATCGGATTTGCACAGATCAATCCTAGCAGCCAGCCGAACCCAGAAACCCTCGCTAAATGCTAGAATATTTTCAACCACTATTAGATCAAGCTGTTTGCATATAAGAAGGTACATTAGTTCCTTAATCTAGTAACTTATTATTatgtacaaaataaaattaaacaAGAAAGGAAATTGTCGATTGAATCAACAACGAATAACCCACCTGAAATATTTCCAATGGGGATTCACCCCTTAAGATATATGGAGTAGTAGGCATCTAATCTAATTTAGCCACATATTTGGGGACACTTCGAATGAGCGCTCATAGATAAAATAATAGGAAAAACTGACAGCTCATAAGTACCTTCTATTGTTTAAGTAGCTAATCAGATGTCACCAACCAATTCCCAGCTTGGTTCTAAAGATtttaaagtatgcatgagaaggatGCTGGAAGCACATATATTTAGTTATAGATCAAAGGTTTACGTATTGAATGGAATTTCTGAATGATAATGAATCTACTTCAACATTGAAGTGTAGGGAAAATATAAGTGCAGCTTGTTCTGACAAGACAGATCAGTCAGACTGAAGATATACAGAATGCTTTACCTCTGTGGGATTTGCATCTCTCAGCATATCAATCAGCCTATCCACTTCAATTGTCTTCTTGAAGGATTCTTCAGGACCTTTAACGGCTGCGCATAACAAAGTGTTCCTGTTTTGATGAAAACATAAGTTCTTGGCGAATTATGCGCATTTAACCGTCACACCATCTATTCTCATGTGTACGTTTGAAAGCAAAATCACATGATGAATGTGGAATGACAGTGTAATATCATAGTTTACGAACAAACATGCCATGAACATGCTTACACAACTATTAGAAAATTGCATCACTACCAACAATAATGTGAGTTTCTAGCATTACTCAGGGTAGCTGACAACAAGTGCAGTGCTGTGAATCTACTTAAGCTTCCAATGTCACATTCAGTGCTGATATTCAGATAAACATAAACAAACTTCCAGCACAAATTCGAAACTGTTTACAGTTCTGAAATTTCCCCATACTCATGTATTATCTCCCAATTCCATACAGTACCAGCTAATCAGGTGACGTGAAAATCAAGATGAATCGTGCATTTTTCTAACTGGAGAAACAAGTTAAACCAATTCAGATAAAATGCCGTTGCTGCAAACCGATAAGTCTTCAGTATACACAAGAAAACTAAACTGAAAGAAAACAGAGAGCAAGCGCAAGACACGAACCGCCTCCGTCGATGCGCGTGGAAAGCTCTCCTCCGAGAAGAATGCGCGTGGATCCCCCAGCACCACTGGCGCAGCGAATCCTAGCCAGTACAGAATCGATTAAAGGAAGGAGACGAACGGTCGTCAGAGGAGCCCCCTGAATCCACTGGAAAGGAAGAAGCgagatgaagagggtgaagaggGCGCGAACCGCAAGCCGAGGCAGGGACGgagacggcggcgggcggagggacgtggaagcggtggccgtCGCCATCTGGGGCCGTGGCGGGAGCGAGGCGGGGAGGACAGAGAAGGGGAGCGCGCGCGCTTGGTCCGCTCCACGAATCCCAAATCTAATCCTGACAGGTAGGAGTGCCCACTTTTTTTTTTAACAGGAAAGGTCCCGAAGGACATGGAGCATGCACTCATATCGTCGGTGGGAGTACAATTACATGGAGGACCTTAAGGAAAAGGAAAAATACAACCAAGTCCCTACATCTTGCAACAAGCACCCCACAAAGATGCGCCAAAACACGATCGAGTCCAAAGCCATCGCCGACGAATTTTGCAGAAACACGAATTGCACAGCGCAAGCTTGGCAAATTATTAAACATATAAGGTCAGGCCCAACTTTATAGATAAATCCACACACCACAAGCATTCACTTTTACAACGATTTTCAGGAAAAAAACATTTTTACAACGGGTTCGAAACCCACCAGATCTCAATTTCCACACTATTACAAATTACTAAGATGTCAACCGAGGTACGTGTCGGCCTGGATTACAACAAACATATCTGGGTAGCACGCCTCAAGTGTTGTCGTCATCCTCCGTCCCTTGTCCGCGCCTGGAGCCTCCTAACTTCAACCATCGCCGTGTTATGCCCGTCAGTCTGACCAATACCCTCTATCTCTGCATATGCATCGACATTTGGGACAATGCATCAGCAAGGTTGTTGATCATCTTCCCCTCAATAACTAGCTTATTCCTAATATTCCAAAGCTCCCAACTTTAGACCGCAAAGGTGAACCAAACTAGCCTACATAGGGCCCTCGACAAACCATAGATGATACCCAAGAATTGGCCGGCCCCTGTCATATTCCAATTGCAATTTAGGAGCTCCCTAACTTCGGCCCACATAAACTTGGCCATGTCACACCCTCCCACAGATAGTGCAGTTCCCACCTGAAGGGCCTCGCCATTTCACAGTTGATCCCCTAATGGGAGACGACCCCTAAGAAATTGCCATAGGAAGACCTTGATTTTAGGCGGTACCCTTGTTTTTCACACATCCGAGAAATGTGTGACCACCACATCAAGAGATAACCTACACTAAAGGGAATTCACCGAGTACTCCCCTGAGGCCTCGAGTACCCAGGAAACCTTATCATTCCCCCTGGCTAAAAGGATGAAGATCAAAGATACTCAAAAGGTTGGTCCACTCCACCATTTCAGCCAGACCAAAGGTTCTCCTAAACCTAATGTGCCATCCCTCGACGATCTAACCCCTGCAACCGTTGCATAGGGGTTCTCGCAACACTCGAATAGTTGTGGAAAGCTCACCCTGAGCGGCTCATCCCCGTTCACCAGTCCAGCCAGAAGTAGGTTTGTTTCCCGTCGTGGACCTGGTGTTTCTCCCCCAGTTTGAAGTACCATTTCAGCTTCTGGATGGCATTCCAAAACTGAGATCGCCGCGTCGGCACTGTTCGAGAGAAAAAATCATGATTGCCCAGGTATTTAACACGGAGGTGGTCCGCCCATAGACCTTCCGCGTCCTGGTATAATTTCCATACCCACTTCAACATCATGGCGATATTCATGAACTTAGTATTGAGGATTCCCAAACCCCCAAATTCTCTCGGCTTGCAGATTGTAGCCCAGTCATCCATATGGTACTTTCTCTTGGTACCCACCCCTTCACAAAAGAAGCGAGACCTCAACTTGGCAAATGGCAACACCAACGATAAATAGATGAGGAGTTAATCTGTAATTTATTCTGGCATGTTGATGCGAACCGGATTTTGGAGATTCCACTAACGCCTGATAGAAAGGACTTTGTGGCATGACACTATAAAAAGATAGCCCATTTGCAGTTTGATATGCATATCATGCTTAGTGAGATTACAATTTAGGGGATAAGCAAGACAGAAGGATATAATTGGAGATTCTTGCTTGTGacagtaaagcacacgtccgttgggaaccccaagaggaaggtatgatgagtacagcagcgagttttccctcagtaagaaaccaaggttatcgaaccagtaggagatgaagatcacgtgaaggttgttggtgaaggagtgtagtgcggcgcaacaccagggattccggcgccaacgtggaacctgcacaacacaatcaaactacttttccccaacttaacagtgtggttgtcaatctcaccggcttgctgaaaacaaaggattaaacgtacggtgtggaaaattatgtttgcttgcagaaaacaaaagagaacaatgattacagtaggttgtatttcagatgtaaaagaatggaccgtggtccacagttcactagtggtgtctctccaataagataaataacatgttgggtaaacaaattacagttgggcaattgacaaatagagagggcataacaatgcacatacatatcatgatgactactatgagatttacttagggcattacgacaaagaacatagaccgccatccagacatgcatctatgcctaaaaagtccaccttcgggttagcatccgcaccccttgcagtattaagttgcaagcaacagacaattgcattaagtaccagtgcgtaatgtaaacaatacaaatatccttagacaaagcattgatgttttatccctagtggcaacaagcacatccacaaccttagaactttcacgtcactcgtcccggattcaatggaggcatgaacccactatctagcataaataccccctcttggagttacaagtatcaacttggccagagcctctactagcaacggagagcatgcaagatcataaataacacatatatgatagatcaataatcaacttgacatagtattccatattcat from Lolium rigidum isolate FL_2022 chromosome 4, APGP_CSIRO_Lrig_0.1, whole genome shotgun sequence encodes the following:
- the LOC124705824 gene encoding uncharacterized protein LOC124705824, with product MATATASTSLRPPPSPSLPRLADSLRQWCWGIHAHSSRRRAFHAHRRRRNTLLCAAVKGPEESFKKTIEVDRLIDMLRDANPTELDLIVVENILAFSEGFWVRLAARIDLCKSDDDKKDYEELAENIMNIVDRVVHKTDEKIEQSTDVLKAIISPVMQEGEEVMWPPRNPDALKLMEKEISNREKEGQLDESFLSEVNAQLRQVKGDGDKPGLQVMLQKVLQLYASNFLRKRSYAHKGGEVVVPEKFLESIIEAPESDWNKLLLDGLTVGKGDVSPEEFHAVTKKRIERILIRTEGGSYQQRVLVEYIKEIQARAEEIVNRLQGPAV